One Dysidea avara chromosome 7, odDysAvar1.4, whole genome shotgun sequence genomic region harbors:
- the LOC136260970 gene encoding peptidyl-glycine alpha-amidating monooxygenase B-like isoform X1 has translation MKLLALLSLLFAVWATGSTNTKPLSLTIPWSSNTKANDYRCVAAQVPAEAKYLVRFEPRVNTTSVHHMLLFGCHVPFATNQTWDCKAMSKLCSGSFAAHILFGWGRNASGIQLPEGVGFKVGASTDISWFVLQLHYSSQPPSTQPSPGLIVQLTDGEKQSVAGVYVLAAYGYKPIPPTTDVVNFDLACHHHGNPIVPIAFRVHAHSLGIKITGYVVKNSGKEWVELGSKSPQDPQAFYPIVSNVTVTEGDYLAARCVYSSIGVTQTVHIGADTSDEMCNFYIMYSTANTPSAVTYGSCSQPAEQSLVFPEEEDEEDYECPEIVPPVDWQKKEANLRVDDQWALNGVSGNGAMSVLGLSLGQVTAVQAHNGHVYILHRGVVVWDYKSFDPTDHYTGIADGPIQQPTVLQLNSTGHLVTKWGENKFYMPHGLTIDTAGNYWITDVAMHQVFKFSPQHEQLLELGVKFTPGNDHNHFCKPASVAVDAVTGVVFVADGYCNSRVVVFSPTGQYVKEQSAAVNNIVLNVVHKLVIVEKLDQLLVADRENGRIIAYRLQDLRLLWSMVLPELGGKVYSIDVDSSAGVRLFAVSTGSEVGVTYDQSGIVLDKWGPLNAKFLNPHDVAMDTDFSAVYVVEIGPNRIWKFTREPKNDNTTRLSIIPSVSPLSNTPPYSISSSNSSSHSLTHSSFTVPIPVASSVSLTSITSTMSHLLSTEHMASSHSSGEITVRVSQSIFTVTSKSASSSISPPLSSSTSTISKTQSSHSLSIIVASKSSSRPQTLSSVLTSKTIQSSTSSKTSYSTVVTTSPQSVSIVTSSSSLPLSSVYTKYLSKSRPILSPTSSKTTPSTAITPSSSFHANVATSSDNSVLKVVAVVLTLLVLLVGLVVICLTMMYCNNGQWSRRRRMDLRKKASQLFNNGGHRGFAKVRTFDPDASDEGDEMTIFSKM, from the exons ATGAAACTACTGGCGTTACTCAGCCTTTTATTTGCTGTATGGGCGACAGGTTCGACCAACACGAAGCCATTGTCCTTAACAATACCGTGGTCCAGCAATACCAAG GCTAATGATTATCGTTGTGTAGCTGCACAGGTTCCAGCAGAGGCTAAATATCTCG TGAGATTTGAGCCAAGAGTCAATACCACTTCAGTGCATCATATGCTGTTGTTTGGATGTCATGTTCCCTTCGCCACTAATCAGACATG GGATTGCAAGGCTATGTCCAAGTTATGTAGTGGCAGTTTCGCTGCACACATTTTGTTTGGATGGGGACGCAATGCCAGTGGCATCCAACTCCCTGAAG GTGTTGGGTTCAAGGTGGGAGCAAGCACTGACATCAGCTGGTTTGTGCTACAGCTTCACTACAGCAGTCAGCCACCTTCCA CTCAGCCATCACCAGGTCTCATCGTACAGCTAACTGATGGGGAGAAGCAGTCAGTGGCTGGTGTGTACGTATTAGCAGCATATGGGTACAAGCCTATTCCACCTACAACTGATG TGGTCAATTTTGATCTTGCTTGTCATCATCATGGGAATCCCATTGTCCCTATTGCATTTCGTGTCCATGCACATTCCTTAG gTATAAAGATCACTGGATATGTAGTGAAGAATAGCGGGAAAGAATGGGTGGAGCTTGGTAGCAAGAGTCCACAGGACCCACAG GCATTCTACCCCATTGTAAGTAACGTCACTGTTACAGAGGGAGATTATCTG GCTGCTCGTTGTGTATACAGCAGTATTGGTGTTACCCAGACAGTCCACATTGG GGCAGATACTTCTGATGAGATGTGCAATTTTTACATCATGTACTCAACTGCCAACACTCCTTCAGCTGTTACCTATGGCAGCTGCTCACAACCAGCTGAACAGTCCCTTGTGTTTCCTGAGGAGGAGGACGAGGAGGATTATGAATGCCCCGAAATTGTACCACCTGTGGACTGGCAGAAAAAAGAAGCCAACCTACGAGTTGATGACCAGTGGGCTCTCAATGGTGTCAGCGGAAATGGTGCCATGTCTGTACTTGGTTTGTCATTGGGACAGGTCACTGCCGTACAAGCACATAATGGACATGTCTACATACTGCACAGAGGAGTGGTCGTCTGGGATTACAA ATCTTTTGACCCAACTGATCACTACACTGGAATAGCTGATGGTCCTATACAGCAGCCAACTGTACTACAGCTAAACAGCACTGGTCACCTGGTCACAAAGTGGGGAGAGAACAA GTTCTACATGCCACATGGCTTGACTATTGACACAGCAGGAAACTACTGGATAACTGATGTCGCCATGCACCAG GTGTTCAAATTCTCTCCACAACATGAGCAACTACTTGAGCTTGGTGTCAAGTTCACTCCTGGCAATGAccacaaccatttttgtaagccTGCTTCAGTTGCTGTGGATGCAGTTACCGGAGTTGTGTTTGTTGCCGATGGTTACTGTAATTCTCGTGTTGTGGTGTTCTCTCCAACTGGCCAGTATGTAAAGGAGCAGAGTGCTGCAGTAAACAATATTG TACTCAACGTCGTCCATAAACTTGTCATTGTTGAGAAGCTTGATCAACTTTTGGTAGCTGATCGAGAGAATGGCCGTATCATAGCATATCGATTACAAGATCTACGCTTGCTGTGGTCAATGGTACTGCCAGAGCTTGGTGGAAAAGTGTACTCCATAGATGTCGATAGTTCAG CTGGAGTCCGCCTGTTTGCTGTTAGCACTGGATCTGAGGTTGGAGTCACCTATGACCAATCTGGAATTGTGTTGGATAAATGGGGACCACTAAATGCT AAATTCCTTAATCCTCATGATGTTGCCATGGATACTGATTTCAGTGCAGTGTATGTAGTAGAAATAGGACCCAACAGAATATGGAAATTCACAAGAG AACCCAAGAATGATAACACAACCAGGTTGTCTATTATTCCCAGTGTGTCCCCACTGTCTAACACACCACCATACTCTATtagtagtagtaatagtagtagtcACTCACTAACTCATTCTTCATTTACTGTCCCCATTCCTGTAGCCTCATCTGTGTCCCTTACTAGTATCACTTCAACAATGTCTCATTTATTAAGTACAGAACACATGGCCTCATCTCATAGCAGTGGTGAGATTACTGTTAGAGTTAGCCAGTCAATCTTCACTGTTACCAGTAAGAGTGCGAGTTCTTCTATTTCTCCACCACTGTCAAGTTCTACATCTACTATTAGTAAAACTCAATCTTCTCACTCACTCTCAATTATTGTTGCTAGTAAGAGTTCTTCTAGGCCCCAGACATTGTCAAGTGTTCTCACATCTAAGACAATACAATCATCTACTAGTAGTAAGACATCTTATAGCACAGTAGTTACTACATCTCCCCAGTCAGTCTCTATTGTTACTTCTTCAAGCTCTTTACCACTGTCAAGTGTTTACACAAAGTATCTGTCTAAATCTAGACCAATACTGTCACCTACTAGTAGTAAGACAACTCCTAGCACTGCTATTACTCCATCGTCGTCATTCCATGCTAATGTTGCCACTTCTTCTGATAACAGTGTTCTCAAAGTTGTGGCGGTAGTGTTGACACTGTTGGTACTACTGGTTGGTCTGGTGGTCATTTGTTTGACTATGATGTACTGCAACAATGGTCAGTGGTCACGCCGGAGGAGGATGGACTTGAGAAAGAAAGCTTCTCAACTTTTCAATAATGGTGGACACCGAGGATTCGCCAAAGTTAGAACATTTGACCCAGATGCTAGTGATGAAGGAGATGAAATGAcaatattttcaaaaatgtaA
- the LOC136260970 gene encoding peptidyl-glycine alpha-amidating monooxygenase A-like isoform X2 — MKLLALLSLLFAVWATGSTNTKPLSLTIPWSSNTKANDYRCVAAQVPAEAKYLVRFEPRVNTTSVHHMLLFGCHVPFATNQTWDCKAMSKLCSGSFAAHILFGWGRNASGIQLPEGVGFKVGASTDISWFVLQLHYSSQPPSTQPSPGLIVQLTDGEKQSVAGVYVLAAYGYKPIPPTTDVVNFDLACHHHGNPIVPIAFRVHAHSLGIKITGYVVKNSGKEWVELGSKSPQDPQAFYPIVSNVTVTEGDYLAARCVYSSIGVTQTVHIGADTSDEMCNFYIMYSTANTPSAVTYGSCSQPAEQSLVFPEEEDEEDYECPEIVPPVDWQKKEANLRVDDQWALNGVSGNGAMSVLGLSLGQVTAVQAHNGHVYILHRGVVVWDYKSFDPTDHYTGIADGPIQQPTVLQLNSTGHLVTKWGENKFYMPHGLTIDTAGNYWITDVAMHQVFKFSPQHEQLLELGVKFTPGNDHNHFCKPASVAVDAVTGVVFVADGYCNSRVVVFSPTGQYVKEQSAAVNNIVLNVVHKLVIVEKLDQLLVADRENGRIIAYRLQDLRLLWSMVLPELGGKVYSIDVDSSAGVRLFAVSTGSEVGVTYDQSGIVLDKWGPLNAKFLNPHDVAMDTDFSAVYVVEIGPNRIWKFTREPKNDNTTRPILSPTSSKTTPSTAITPSSSFHANVATSSDNSVLKVVAVVLTLLVLLVGLVVICLTMMYCNNGQWSRRRRMDLRKKASQLFNNGGHRGFAKVRTFDPDASDEGDEMTIFSKM, encoded by the exons ATGAAACTACTGGCGTTACTCAGCCTTTTATTTGCTGTATGGGCGACAGGTTCGACCAACACGAAGCCATTGTCCTTAACAATACCGTGGTCCAGCAATACCAAG GCTAATGATTATCGTTGTGTAGCTGCACAGGTTCCAGCAGAGGCTAAATATCTCG TGAGATTTGAGCCAAGAGTCAATACCACTTCAGTGCATCATATGCTGTTGTTTGGATGTCATGTTCCCTTCGCCACTAATCAGACATG GGATTGCAAGGCTATGTCCAAGTTATGTAGTGGCAGTTTCGCTGCACACATTTTGTTTGGATGGGGACGCAATGCCAGTGGCATCCAACTCCCTGAAG GTGTTGGGTTCAAGGTGGGAGCAAGCACTGACATCAGCTGGTTTGTGCTACAGCTTCACTACAGCAGTCAGCCACCTTCCA CTCAGCCATCACCAGGTCTCATCGTACAGCTAACTGATGGGGAGAAGCAGTCAGTGGCTGGTGTGTACGTATTAGCAGCATATGGGTACAAGCCTATTCCACCTACAACTGATG TGGTCAATTTTGATCTTGCTTGTCATCATCATGGGAATCCCATTGTCCCTATTGCATTTCGTGTCCATGCACATTCCTTAG gTATAAAGATCACTGGATATGTAGTGAAGAATAGCGGGAAAGAATGGGTGGAGCTTGGTAGCAAGAGTCCACAGGACCCACAG GCATTCTACCCCATTGTAAGTAACGTCACTGTTACAGAGGGAGATTATCTG GCTGCTCGTTGTGTATACAGCAGTATTGGTGTTACCCAGACAGTCCACATTGG GGCAGATACTTCTGATGAGATGTGCAATTTTTACATCATGTACTCAACTGCCAACACTCCTTCAGCTGTTACCTATGGCAGCTGCTCACAACCAGCTGAACAGTCCCTTGTGTTTCCTGAGGAGGAGGACGAGGAGGATTATGAATGCCCCGAAATTGTACCACCTGTGGACTGGCAGAAAAAAGAAGCCAACCTACGAGTTGATGACCAGTGGGCTCTCAATGGTGTCAGCGGAAATGGTGCCATGTCTGTACTTGGTTTGTCATTGGGACAGGTCACTGCCGTACAAGCACATAATGGACATGTCTACATACTGCACAGAGGAGTGGTCGTCTGGGATTACAA ATCTTTTGACCCAACTGATCACTACACTGGAATAGCTGATGGTCCTATACAGCAGCCAACTGTACTACAGCTAAACAGCACTGGTCACCTGGTCACAAAGTGGGGAGAGAACAA GTTCTACATGCCACATGGCTTGACTATTGACACAGCAGGAAACTACTGGATAACTGATGTCGCCATGCACCAG GTGTTCAAATTCTCTCCACAACATGAGCAACTACTTGAGCTTGGTGTCAAGTTCACTCCTGGCAATGAccacaaccatttttgtaagccTGCTTCAGTTGCTGTGGATGCAGTTACCGGAGTTGTGTTTGTTGCCGATGGTTACTGTAATTCTCGTGTTGTGGTGTTCTCTCCAACTGGCCAGTATGTAAAGGAGCAGAGTGCTGCAGTAAACAATATTG TACTCAACGTCGTCCATAAACTTGTCATTGTTGAGAAGCTTGATCAACTTTTGGTAGCTGATCGAGAGAATGGCCGTATCATAGCATATCGATTACAAGATCTACGCTTGCTGTGGTCAATGGTACTGCCAGAGCTTGGTGGAAAAGTGTACTCCATAGATGTCGATAGTTCAG CTGGAGTCCGCCTGTTTGCTGTTAGCACTGGATCTGAGGTTGGAGTCACCTATGACCAATCTGGAATTGTGTTGGATAAATGGGGACCACTAAATGCT AAATTCCTTAATCCTCATGATGTTGCCATGGATACTGATTTCAGTGCAGTGTATGTAGTAGAAATAGGACCCAACAGAATATGGAAATTCACAAGAG AACCCAAGAATGATAACACAACCAG ACCAATACTGTCACCTACTAGTAGTAAGACAACTCCTAGCACTGCTATTACTCCATCGTCGTCATTCCATGCTAATGTTGCCACTTCTTCTGATAACAGTGTTCTCAAAGTTGTGGCGGTAGTGTTGACACTGTTGGTACTACTGGTTGGTCTGGTGGTCATTTGTTTGACTATGATGTACTGCAACAATGGTCAGTGGTCACGCCGGAGGAGGATGGACTTGAGAAAGAAAGCTTCTCAACTTTTCAATAATGGTGGACACCGAGGATTCGCCAAAGTTAGAACATTTGACCCAGATGCTAGTGATGAAGGAGATGAAATGAcaatattttcaaaaatgtaA
- the LOC136260970 gene encoding peptidyl-glycine alpha-amidating monooxygenase A-like isoform X3: MKLLALLSLLFAVWATGSTNTKPLSLTIPWSSNTKANDYRCVAAQVPAEAKYLVRFEPRVNTTSVHHMLLFGCHVPFATNQTWDCKAMSKLCSGSFAAHILFGWGRNASGIQLPEGVGFKVGASTDISWFVLQLHYSSQPPSTQPSPGLIVQLTDGEKQSVAGVYVLAAYGYKPIPPTTDVVNFDLACHHHGNPIVPIAFRVHAHSLGIKITGYVVKNSGKEWVELGSKSPQDPQAFYPIVSNVTVTEGDYLAARCVYSSIGVTQTVHIGADTSDEMCNFYIMYSTANTPSAVTYGSCSQPAEQSLVFPEEEDEEDYECPEIVPPVDWQKKEANLRVDDQWALNGVSGNGAMSVLGLSLGQVTAVQAHNGHVYILHRGVVVWDYKSFDPTDHYTGIADGPIQQPTVLQLNSTGHLVTKWGENKFYMPHGLTIDTAGNYWITDVAMHQVFKFSPQHEQLLELGVKFTPGNDHNHFCKPASVAVDAVTGVVFVADGYCNSRVVVFSPTGQYVKEQSAAVNNIVLNVVHKLVIVEKLDQLLVADRENGRIIAYRLQDLRLLWSMVLPELGGKVYSIDVDSSAGVRLFAVSTGSEVGVTYDQSGIVLDKWGPLNAKFLNPHDVAMDTDFSAVYVVEIGPNRIWKFTREPKNDNTTSVLKVVAVVLTLLVLLVGLVVICLTMMYCNNGQWSRRRRMDLRKKASQLFNNGGHRGFAKVRTFDPDASDEGDEMTIFSKM; the protein is encoded by the exons ATGAAACTACTGGCGTTACTCAGCCTTTTATTTGCTGTATGGGCGACAGGTTCGACCAACACGAAGCCATTGTCCTTAACAATACCGTGGTCCAGCAATACCAAG GCTAATGATTATCGTTGTGTAGCTGCACAGGTTCCAGCAGAGGCTAAATATCTCG TGAGATTTGAGCCAAGAGTCAATACCACTTCAGTGCATCATATGCTGTTGTTTGGATGTCATGTTCCCTTCGCCACTAATCAGACATG GGATTGCAAGGCTATGTCCAAGTTATGTAGTGGCAGTTTCGCTGCACACATTTTGTTTGGATGGGGACGCAATGCCAGTGGCATCCAACTCCCTGAAG GTGTTGGGTTCAAGGTGGGAGCAAGCACTGACATCAGCTGGTTTGTGCTACAGCTTCACTACAGCAGTCAGCCACCTTCCA CTCAGCCATCACCAGGTCTCATCGTACAGCTAACTGATGGGGAGAAGCAGTCAGTGGCTGGTGTGTACGTATTAGCAGCATATGGGTACAAGCCTATTCCACCTACAACTGATG TGGTCAATTTTGATCTTGCTTGTCATCATCATGGGAATCCCATTGTCCCTATTGCATTTCGTGTCCATGCACATTCCTTAG gTATAAAGATCACTGGATATGTAGTGAAGAATAGCGGGAAAGAATGGGTGGAGCTTGGTAGCAAGAGTCCACAGGACCCACAG GCATTCTACCCCATTGTAAGTAACGTCACTGTTACAGAGGGAGATTATCTG GCTGCTCGTTGTGTATACAGCAGTATTGGTGTTACCCAGACAGTCCACATTGG GGCAGATACTTCTGATGAGATGTGCAATTTTTACATCATGTACTCAACTGCCAACACTCCTTCAGCTGTTACCTATGGCAGCTGCTCACAACCAGCTGAACAGTCCCTTGTGTTTCCTGAGGAGGAGGACGAGGAGGATTATGAATGCCCCGAAATTGTACCACCTGTGGACTGGCAGAAAAAAGAAGCCAACCTACGAGTTGATGACCAGTGGGCTCTCAATGGTGTCAGCGGAAATGGTGCCATGTCTGTACTTGGTTTGTCATTGGGACAGGTCACTGCCGTACAAGCACATAATGGACATGTCTACATACTGCACAGAGGAGTGGTCGTCTGGGATTACAA ATCTTTTGACCCAACTGATCACTACACTGGAATAGCTGATGGTCCTATACAGCAGCCAACTGTACTACAGCTAAACAGCACTGGTCACCTGGTCACAAAGTGGGGAGAGAACAA GTTCTACATGCCACATGGCTTGACTATTGACACAGCAGGAAACTACTGGATAACTGATGTCGCCATGCACCAG GTGTTCAAATTCTCTCCACAACATGAGCAACTACTTGAGCTTGGTGTCAAGTTCACTCCTGGCAATGAccacaaccatttttgtaagccTGCTTCAGTTGCTGTGGATGCAGTTACCGGAGTTGTGTTTGTTGCCGATGGTTACTGTAATTCTCGTGTTGTGGTGTTCTCTCCAACTGGCCAGTATGTAAAGGAGCAGAGTGCTGCAGTAAACAATATTG TACTCAACGTCGTCCATAAACTTGTCATTGTTGAGAAGCTTGATCAACTTTTGGTAGCTGATCGAGAGAATGGCCGTATCATAGCATATCGATTACAAGATCTACGCTTGCTGTGGTCAATGGTACTGCCAGAGCTTGGTGGAAAAGTGTACTCCATAGATGTCGATAGTTCAG CTGGAGTCCGCCTGTTTGCTGTTAGCACTGGATCTGAGGTTGGAGTCACCTATGACCAATCTGGAATTGTGTTGGATAAATGGGGACCACTAAATGCT AAATTCCTTAATCCTCATGATGTTGCCATGGATACTGATTTCAGTGCAGTGTATGTAGTAGAAATAGGACCCAACAGAATATGGAAATTCACAAGAG AACCCAAGAATGATAACACAACCAG TGTTCTCAAAGTTGTGGCGGTAGTGTTGACACTGTTGGTACTACTGGTTGGTCTGGTGGTCATTTGTTTGACTATGATGTACTGCAACAATGGTCAGTGGTCACGCCGGAGGAGGATGGACTTGAGAAAGAAAGCTTCTCAACTTTTCAATAATGGTGGACACCGAGGATTCGCCAAAGTTAGAACATTTGACCCAGATGCTAGTGATGAAGGAGATGAAATGAcaatattttcaaaaatgtaA
- the LOC136260997 gene encoding DNA damage-regulated autophagy modulator protein 1-like isoform X2, with translation MWILAKESLRYWIVQGATIVLSTIFVCYGIAVSLGHVPAWLPMISDCAVLPPEKYIFRLGIVIGSVFLAMDSILIYNADKSYSHSKLGLLLGMVGVVGMSIVGVVNEKEDNGVHSTAAVMMYLSYIIYMVVFSFYSGAEPNISTISLIIKRVCAVLGVAIFTAFVFMSTDWDKYAIQIAICEWVGTIAIMVFNLSFAGDMGHLYLCEVRVPCISDENNCHLADQSTKKDENKTVV, from the exons ATGTGGATTTTGGCGAAAGAATCTCTCCGTTACTGGATAGTACAAGGTGCCACCATTGTGTTGAGTACAATATTTGTGTGCTACGGGATAGCAGTATCACTGGGCCATGTTCCCGCCTGGCTTCCAATGATCAGCGACTGCGCTGTGCTCCCTCCAGAGAAGTACATCTTTAGACTGGGAATAGTGATCGGTTCAGTATTCCTTGCCATGGACTCCATTTTAATATACAACGCGGACAAGTCATATTCTCATTCAAAACTTGGTCTACTGCTGGGTATGGTGGGAGTTGTAGGAATGTCAATAGTGGGAGTGGTCAACGAGAAAGAGGATAACGGTGTACACTCCA CTGCAGCAGTGATGATGTACCTATCCTACAtcatctacatggtggtgttcTCCTTCTACTCTGGTGCAGAGCCAAACATCAGCACCATTTCTCTTATTATCAAGAGAGTGTGTGCTGTACTTGGAGTAGCAATTTTCACAGCATTTGTCTTCATGA GCACAGACTGGGATAAATATGCAATTCAGATCGCGATCTGTGAATG GGTTGGAACAATAGCCATAATGGTATTCAATCTGAGTTTTGCTGGTGATATGGGACATCTGTATTTGTGTGAAGTTCGTGTACCTTGTATCTCCGATGAGAACAACTGTCATTTGGCTGATCAGTCTACTAAGAAAGATGAAAACAAGACAGTAGTGTAG